CAAGCAAAGAGAATGCTATTGGACACCACCAGAAAAGAACTTGACATTTATGTCACCATTGTCTTTTTTCCATTAgttaaatgaaacaagaaagaagCATGGGCAAAAGGAAATCAGTTATTCTGACTGAAGGAAGTTGGATCTTAACAGAATGGACTCTTGGGTGGGAACAACTGAATACAATTGAAACCCACAATTTCAACCAAACATTTTtacttgaaaatgaaaacaacaatttattaTCCAGAGAGAAAGCAGTGAATAAAGTTTATATAACAACAACTCGAATTTGATCAACTGCCACACTCGGACATTTTTTCCTTGCATCAAACTTGGGTTGTATACCACATGGTTTATAAAGGTCTATATAGTTAAATCCATAACACCAACAGAGCAGCAAAGAGTAGCAATCAGTAAGTGAAGGAAAAGCGACAACTTCGACATATGAACGACCTGCAAACCATAGAGGGTTTCTCTGCACCTAAACAATTAGGCTACATGCATCTTGAACACCTCAAGCTAGAAAATAAACCCGGACATGCTCAGCTCAGATGACAATTCAGCAACATATTAGAAGGGGTATCTAATTCGATGAGAGCAGAGCAAACCAATGCACTAAAGGAACGAGGGCTCTTGGCCATCAAAGGATGAATTAGGAGCTACGTCGCCAGCTCAACATACCAAGCAGTAACGTACATGTAACACTACATAATTCTCAAATCAATCACTGAGATTCGCACCAGTAACtatcttccaacatggaaggggaagggggagaTGAGAGATTTAAATTCTCACATTTTCAGGGGAGGGGATGGAGACATGTAACGGGTTTcgaaagtctgagagtgagtgtaaagTAGGAATAGGGTAGgactaaccaaaaaaaattctcaaatcaatGCTAATGTCTTTGGGGCAAATTGTTGAACAGCTGGTGAACGCGAACTGCGAGAGGTTCGGTAGTTCAGTAGACAGATACATTCAATGAGCCGGCATGATGTGAGATAGTTATCCAAATGAATCAACAAATTCGAAGGCAAACGAAGAACGATCCAACGTCGGAGTGCTCTCAACCGAAGAGAAACAGAACCTCCTAGATTGATTACTTGGGATCGGCTACAGTGACACGCGACTTGAATCGTGGGGGCGGAAGAGAGCCGTGACAAAGTGGAGAACGCACTCACTGGAAATGAGTGCGCCGATTGGGGGTAGGATGGTCGTCGGCGTGGCGCGGCGCAATCAATGAGGGCCTAGGGTTGAGGACGGAGTTGGAGTCGACGGCAGCGAGTAGACAAAGTGGACGCTTGCGAGAGGAGTTGTCGACTGCAAGGAGGACGATGTCAGAGTCGACGGCGAGGTGAGCGACGATGTGACCGACGAGAGGATGGAGTTGGAGTCGACGGGTGTAGGGAGGACGGAGTCGCAGTTGACGGCGAGATGAGCGACGATCTGACCGGCAagaggacggcgacggcaggGAGGGCCGCGGTTCCGATCTCAGAGACGAACCCGAGATGGGTTCGACGCGATCGGATCCGGCAGAGTCGTCGACTGCAGGGAGGACGAAGTCAGAGTCGACGGCGAGGTGAGAGACGACGTCACCGGCGAGAGGACGGAATTGGAGTCGACGGCGAGGATGGACAGCTTCGGAGTCGACGGCGCTAGGGCTTTTGGTTGAAGCGTTAAGGAGAGAAGGAACGCCCCCGTCTGGTTAACGAAGAAGATGCccaaattggagaaaagaagaaacgacCCGTACGATAAAATTTCCGTTTTTGGATTTATCCATTTTCCTGTTCTTAAATAGGttttgaatagaaattcgtttcgtaatataatataatttttttatttttgaaataaattttcatttcataaataaagaaataaaaagttaaaatttttaactttttaatttataaaatagaaacaaaaattatttcttcttttctccaatttggGCGTCCTTTTTCATTCACCATATGGGCTTTTTTTATTTGGGCGTTCCTTCTTCTCAacatttcaaccaaaaatccTAGTGCCGTCGACTCCAACTCCGTCCTCTCGTCGGTGACATTGTTGCTCACCTCGCCTTGACTCTGACTTCATCCTCCCTGTAGTCGATGACTTTGCCAAATCCGATCGCGTCAAACCCATCTCGGGTTTGTCTCTAAGATCAGAACCCGCAGCCCTTCCTGTGAATCTACGAACCCGCGTGTCGTTCTCTGACGCCGATTAGCAATTCGCCGTCGGCTACGCCTCTCCTACCGAAATAGCAGCAGAGCTTCGTCAAGGAGGATCAGGTCGGCCGCTTTCGTTTGATCCGACGGCATCAACCTCGTCAAGGTCGAACCTTCGCCGCCAACTCGTCAATCGGGGGCCTTTCGATCGAGTCCTTCGCAAGCCAATTTATtaggttcttttatttttgacaagtctagaaaaaaaaatcttttttttttctttttgtaaaatgttttatGCTCTACAGCATTCCTTGCGCATGATGCCAATGTTAAAGAAGTTAATTCTTTTTAGTTTTAGAAATAGATATGCACCGTTGAAACGCCTTGTTGTAATGCATTaatattatttcgactattattttgtatttgaggatttcctatgttattatctaatcaatttctattcttagaaatagaaattttattatgttatcaaacgaaattctgttctagaaattgaagttttgagtcgttatcaaacgggtttctttgctcagaaacttgtttggaaaataaaaattgagaaatcaatttatggccACACCCTAAGAAGCTACaatttttagcttttgatttttcctctaaatcaatttttagaatagaaatctgtttcagaaatggagaaatcaaattgcgttactaaatggatttctgttccaaatctattccgaGGAAcggaaaaatagagaaattgagaaacagaaattttgtcatgcgtaGTCTTAAAGTCctgatgaaataaacaaaacattttatttgcttatgagaaaatttaagaaaacaaaaaaggaatatCGAATTTGGGGGCCTAGAGATCCGAATCTATGATGTTTCCCTGAAATGTGAAGACAACTAACTACCTTACCAATAAAGCTGTTTAGCTTCGTCGTGTTGGAACAGCAgtttactaattttatgcatgTGAACCCCTATCAACACGTGGCAATTTTAGTAGGCGCCTTGGGATACCTAAATGTATCTAAATATATTGGAGAAGCTATACTGGTCATAATGAATGTGGGAAAGCATAATTAAGAGACTAATGTACGCCACATTTCCCGGATATCAAAATTACCTAGAACATTAAATATTACAGAAATATTGTATTTAACGGTCAGAAAATTAGTACTTTTTAAATATaggaagcattttttttttataataatgaAAGTCTACCAGTAATCCAATAATACTAGGTTAACATGCTACAAGGCGTAGCTCACATAGTGCAcattttatttgtaatttggCTTCATGTAGAGAAGTGTGGGGCCACATAATTAGTTACATATTATCTAGCTAGAGTCGCGAATAGAAATTGCATGGATGGTACCGCAATAACTCTTAAGATATGTTTGGTGGTCGGGATATAAGTcaatattaaatgaaatttatcCTCTTCGGTATTTAATAAGAAGTGCATATTTATGTAAGTGAACTCAAAAATGCACAAACAATGATAGTAAAATCTCTTTGTttattaggatttaattgcactttatggaggttttagaactcaattatattttcaagacAAGTTTTAGAGCTTAGTTGCattttttgatcattttagAACTCGACTGCATTTTTATAatgaagttttaggacttctagtacatttatcttttaaaagtttcttaaaccattcacaaataattgaaaagtaaaCAATATCCGATCTAGATTTTTACGTAACAAAAGTGTTATTTTGCAACTTATAATATATTGAATTTCTATCATTTTCAATGCATGAATTTACAAATTTATAGGAGAAATAAGAACCATTCACTTGGGAAAGTCTAGATCAAACTATATTATGGACTCGAAATCCTATCAATTAAATGAGAAGCGATATCAAAACGTAAGTAAAGGACCGCCTTGTCTTAACTAGGCTACGCTAATTTGTAGTCAAAACGTTTTATGGGTCAACTTCGGAACAAGCACTTGCGTGACGAAGTTTCTTGCCCCGTATTTCCCTCTACCCAACTCCATTTTAAGTGGGCTTACCTGTAAAAGATAGTCATTTCAAAGTACGAAAGGATCCtaaattttaccaattcaaaAGATGGCCGAAGGCGAGCGAAATGCATCGctaggaaatagaaatttgCAATAGAGCAACAACGCATATGAAACTTAAAAATCCATTCCCTCCAGGCTGAAATTGAGAATAGACTATGGTAAAATTTTATGGTTCTAGAGCAccttaatttataattttcacataatttcacTGCCAAAGAACTCCTAAATTGGATTTAGAAACTCCAAGTAGGCATGATCGGTTTCTAATTCGGTCTAATCTTATCCCACTGAAGAGCtgggaaccggatcgaccggTCCAATTTGGTCCACCCCGGTTCCAATTACTAACCCTCTGCGTTTTAGATCAATGTATTTACTGAACATTGATGAAGTTACAGAACGAAAGAAGACATttgccccgtttggttcaacatttctAAAGGGCTTTGAGCCCCCAAAAGCccattggcaaaaaaaaaatgtgtttggttgaCCACTCTTTGAGCCAAAGATTTTTTTCGGAATGCTTAATAGgggtttaatgattttttttttccaatattgcCCTAATTGATAATTgcgttttcctcttttgccaTAAATaattactgttcatcatcttccttggACTTATTGTGTGAAGGGTCGCTGGATCTGGTCGCCTGAGGTTAGGTGACCTCGGGCATTGAGCCCCTGCACCGCCGTCGCCTTGGGTCGTGACCTCAGGTGACGGCGATGCGAGGGTCGTGACCCAGGCGACGGCAGTGCAGGGGTCATGTGATATGCCACCTCCCCACCACCATTGCCACCAGCCGTCGCCCCCCGGTGCCTCCTGATTGTTCCCCTCTGCTTCAGcatctcctcttcctttttccttttccttttcacctCAAAGCTACTTTACAAAATACACCAAAATAAAGTATCCAAACACATTTGCCTTCATCAAATGCCCATTCCTCCAATTTGCCTTCATCAAATGCCCATTCCTCCAAAAATACTTGGAGAAATGCCTTTGCATTTTCTCAGAGTTGAACAAAACGGGCCCATTGACTGCCGTGCCCAACATTTCCAAGAGCAACCCAGCAAAGACACGGCCCATACTTAAAACCGAAGACGTGAACCTCAAATTTTAGGCACACTCTTGACTAATTCCCCTCTCTCCAGCTCCCGTAACCTCAAATCCAAGTGCTTATCATATTCACGTTCTTATGAGAATACTATAAGGAATAAAAGATCCTTCTGATTTTAGGCAATTTCaatctcttttttcctttccaaagtGTGTTTAATTACTTATTTTACAATATTGAATCTAGAGGCAAATGCATAAGTTTGATCATTTCATAAATTCTCTAATGCTTTTTAATATTACAATCTGCATTTTGTCTATCCAAAGAATAATCTTACTAGAACAATTTCTAATCTTAAAATGGTCAATGCCGTGTCACAGAAAAATTCTTCTACCATTTGATAATTTAAATATctgtttaatttttcaaatgataaaTTCTTACAAACAAGTAACGAGTGTGCAACGTTTGATGGTATTAGGAAAATTAAAGCTActgattaaaattgaaaaagagaaagagaacaTAAGGTAGAATAGGGGTGTGTATAGTAAGACATCtattttaggaaataatttCTGTTAAcaggaacagaaaaataattatttttttattatttttgttccaaatcgtcaaaatgttgaagagggaaaaaaagagagagtacaTATTCGGACTATCCAAATCGCCCGGATCCGATCGGGAATCCAATTCGGATCTCATTCTCTAAAACCTCATTTTCCCCTCAAAACCGCTTCTTCCCCACGCAcgccgtctctctctctccccttctctttCTACGCCGTCTTCCGCCGCCATTctccggtcgccgccgccgcattttctctctcttccttcctcccCTCCGCCGCCATGGACGACGTCGCCGAGGGGAAGGACTTCTCGTTCCCCGGCCAGGAGGAGCGGATCCTCCAGTTCTGGTCCGACATCAAGGCCTTCGACACCCAGCTCGAGCGCACCAAGGACCTCCCCGAGTACGTCTTCTACGACGGCCCTCCCTTCGCCACGGGGCTCCCGCACTACGGCCACATCCTCACCGGCACCATCAAGGACGTCGTGACCCGGTACCAGGCCATGCGCGGCCACCACGTGACGCGGCGCTTCGGCTGGGACTGCCACGGCCTCCCCGTGGAGAGGGAGATCGATAAGAAGCTGGGGATCAACAAGAAGGAGGACGTGCTTGCGCTCGGCATCGATAAGTACAACGAGGAGTGCCGGAGTGTTGTCACCaggtgcctttttttttttttttttttttttttttggttcttccgTTCATTTCTAGTAGTGCTTGTTGGGGATTATCTGGAGAAAAGAAAGTCTGTTGGTGGATATGGAAGCGGCAGTATTCATTAGTGCAAGTTCAGGTCAGGCATTGCTATGGATAGCGAAGGGAGTACACCAGGCAAAACAGAATTTATCTCCTTTTGGTGGTTGCTTTTCGCGGAAATTTGTGCAGGTGTTTGCGACTCGAGAGTTTGCTAATTAGGGATTTCGCATCTGAGGCATGCTAGTGATATCGTTTGTCGAGAAAGAATACGTTTATTAACCAGTTTTTAAGTTTTGTTCCCTTTGTCTGTATTTGATTTGTAATTGGAAGTATTTTGAGCTTCTGGTGTAGCTGCTCAAGAGCTGCATTCATGACCACAATATCCTGATTTGTTTGAGGCTGGTGGGATTTGACTGCTGTAGTGTGTTCTTTTTCTCCTGTAGTTAATTCATCTGGTACAAAATTCGGAGACTGCCTTCTGTATGAATTTCTATGCTTGAATACGTTTAATCATTCTTGTATTATGTGTCTTCTTATCTCATTATATTATCTGAATTTATGGTGAAGGATTAGAGCAAATTAGTGTAAAAAATGGCAAAGCatgtatttaaaattaaatcctTTCTCAGGTATGTTGAGGAATGGGAGAAGATTATCACTCGAACGGGGCGGTGGATTGACTTCCAGAACGATTATAAAACTATGGACTTGAACTTCATGGAGAGTGTCTGGTGGGTTTTTGCTAAGCTCTATGAGAAAGACCTCGTGTATAAAGGTTTCAAGGTTggttatttggaatttttctgaTTTGTTTTGTGCCTTGTTAGAGTATTGGCGCCTAGACTACTGAATTTCTATCAGAAAAATGCACCAGCTCCATTTTATCACATGCTGTCATTACTCTTATGAATACAACAGTTTACGTATCTTTACTGTAGAGCTCTTGCTGATGTTGTCGATGCATGGCTCATAATTTGACATCTGAACTTGTCATTGCATAAACTTTTGAGTTCTTctcaagttttgaaatttgaatttctttttctctggaTGAACTTTTAACTTCATTTCACATTGACAAAGAGAATAGTCTCTCGAGTCGAAtttgtatttttagaaattctttttttccctgatTGATGTACTAATCTTGTTATTAGATTGTAACATCCTTATTTTGTGGCTTTAAAATTCTTTTGGCAGGTCATGCCATACAGCACTGGTCTGAAGACGCCCCTATCAAATTTTGAAGCCGGTGAAAACTATAAGGTACCTGAGAGTCTTACTTTGTCTTCTGGTAATCTTTGTCCACCATTTCGTCATTTTCAGATGTCAGCCCTCAATCGATATGGTGCATTTTTTAGGCCCCTCAATGTATGATTGGTGAATTTCATCggaattttgttatattaattgCACAtgcttatttccttttttcttccttttcatttgtttgtaaGAACAGGAGATATCTGATCCTGAGATCATGGTGACTTTCCCAATAGTGGGGGACCCACACGAGGCTGCTTTTGTTGCATGGACAACAACCCCATGGACTCTTCCCAGTAATCTTGCACTTTGTGTTAACTCAAACTTTACCTATGTCAAGGTGCGTGGTTTGACTTATGTGCTGAGCTCATTTGATATGTTAGAATTTCGAAATGGGAAGTGCAGATGGCTGCTTGTAAGACACATTATCCATGGTTGATTAAGAAATCATCTGGTAGCTGATGATGACTTCTCATAAACTAATACTATTAGTCTATAGGTAATATTGTTGGTGAATTCGTCATTGGCAATAACAGCTTCTGCCTGCAAGGGCAGAGGACAGAACCTGCACAGGTTCCTTTCACTTGTGAATTCTACCCCAATGTGTTGCTGATGTAGATGTTGAGTCCTGAAAATTGTGAGCCCCATTCTgattgaaattaaaaatgaaactaGTCAATACCTTGAGGTGTCATGCATAAAAGTTCCGAAAAAGCATGCTTAGGCTTCTTAAGCCTCAGGTTAAGAGTTGTGGGGATCTGAGGTAGCCATAGAAATGAGATTAAGGGAACTAAATGTTATGATTGGAGTTGTCATCTTGTTTGTGACCCATCAAGCTGTtagttttaacatttttttctcttgtccttctcttgttattttatttggtttgCCTATTGCTGTGAGCTATCTTTCTGTGGCCTCACTTTCCTTGCTTTGTAATTGACTATTGTTGTTGGCCCTTGAAGGAAAAATTGTATCTAGATGTGATGATAATCTGGTAACAATCTCACTTTAACATGAGAATGCAGGTTCGAAACAAGTATTCAGGAAAGATATATGTGGTTGCTGAATCAAGGTTATCTGCCCTTCCCAGTGAATCTCAAAAACAAAAGACGACCAATGGGCCTATTGATGAATCAAAGAAGTCAAACCCTAAGAGTAAGGGGTCTGGAAATAAAAAGACTGAAGATTTGGCCTATGAAATCTTAGAGAAGTTCTCGGGAGCTTCCCTCGTGGGAATGAAGTGAGAACTCTTGTTTATCTTTCTTGCTCCACTGTTAGCTAGAGTGTTGctagtttcaaatttttttggccGCCTTTTGAAATCATTACCAGTGTTGATGTCCTCTTGGACATGGCTGCTGCAGATATAAACCATTGTTCAATTACTTCATGGAGTTCGCAGATGCTGCTTTTAGAGTTATTGCAGACAACTATGTCACTGATGACAGTGGTACAGGAATTGTTCACAGTGCTCCTGCATTTGGAGAAGACGATTATCGTGTTTGCCTCGAAAATCAAATAATCAATAAGGTCTGAATAAGGTTTCTAACTGTAGTTTCTTATTTGATTTGTTTGGTTTTTCATTGTGTCCAGtgagcttgtggactatgtaGGCCTGGACTAGGTTACTAGCATTTTTTAATAGCTGCAAGGAATTGCTGTATTTATTAGATAAGGGCTAAATCTTCTTGTCTTGTTTCCATTTAAAGGTCAATAGTATAGTCTGGAACAGTTGGGCTACAATTGAGATAACAAGCATTTTGTATATTTTCTGCTTATCCCTGATCTAATGCTGCAATTTAGTATTTCTTCACAATCTAAAAAAGTCAGATTCTTGTCAGCTAGCTCTCGTAAGGAGCGTAGTGAAAAGCTTCTAATTAGGCTCTCCTGTTATCTGATTGTTTATTCATTTGGGTAGTTTGTAGTAATAGAGCTTGGCAGCTGGTTATTTCATGGTAAACAATGTAGCTGATACTGCCTCAGGATTTAGAGTGTAAGAGAGGGTGAAATCGCTGTTCATTTTTCCTGTGTAGAAAGATGGAGCAGAGAGCTTGGTTTGTTTCCATGTTTTTAAAGGTTTTCCTTTTGGATTTCCTCTTAACTCAGACAACTCCTTTCTGAGATCTGTTGGCTGGAACTTTTTTATGGTCATGTTCCTGGCACTGGAGACAGTTATAATCAGATTTAGCTAGTTATTTCATGGTAAGCAATTTAGCagtaactaaaaaaaaaaaaagaggcaagaACTTACGGTAAAATTTGAGTTATAAAgtaaaattttggacagttatgAAATCAACATACAAAGAGAGTAGTTgttctaattatttttgtttgaacGCCATGATGCCTGTAATAGTGAAGTATTAGCATGTTTATGACGTTCCCTTTGCTTAAGTAACTTGGTACTACTGTTTGATTAtgatgattgattgatttgtaCAGGCACTTTTCAGTATATTGCTATTTATcatttcttgtattttttatgaaagtgaATCTAGCTGCTCTCATCATGTTGAACAGCAGGTTGGACTGAAGATTAAGTGCTTCACTGGTCTTTTGAATTGGCTCCTTTTTGGTACATTGATTGTGCCATTGATCATGTACTCTGATTATTCTCTCACCCCTTCACTTGTCTTGTTTGTCATGCTATGATTTGCTTTCCTAATCTTCATTAGGATTGGTATAGATGCAGTATTTCTAGCCTTCCCTCTCCTCATATTGATAGTCTAGTCATTGCTTATGATGCTTGTTGGCAGCTCTGAATTTTTTACTTTGGAGCTCAGATAGTTTTATTCCCCACCTATCCTTTTCTCATGTCACTATATATGCttgttatgtttttttgttctatagGGAGAGAACCTGATTGTAGCAGTTGATGATGATGGTTGCTTTACTAGTAAAATTACCGACTTTAGTGGGCGCTATGTCAAGGATGCAGATAAAGATATTATTCAAGCAGTGAAGGTAAAATTTGCTTGGACAATAATTGTCTTCCATTAAATATGGCTGAGGGATGTGTTTCATTGAATTTTACCTTGAATTATAACTATAAGCTGATATGGCTTGTTCTATTGCTACTACTTTTAAGTGGCACTTTCTTCCCTTAACTTGGGCTTTATAAAGTTGACATTCCACTATAGTTGTCCTTCGTGTCTGAAGTATCAAACCATAAGATAGGATTAAGGACCATAAAATCCTACAAATTGCGAAAAAGTACATGTGAGTCATAGAAAGTACGTGTGAGTCATAGATTGTTATTTTTCTGTTGAGATTGAGTGATTATGCTTTGGGTAGGTTTGCACTTCTCTAAGTacaatatgaaatttcaaaatggaaaagttaGCAGACTAAAATATACTAGATCTCTATGGAAATTTACTAGGTCCATACTAATCCTGTGATTTTATCAATTTGGATCGCATTCCTTTCTTACCACATAGATTCTACTTCAGAGCTGGATTGATTTTAAGGTTTTGGAGCTGTGGAACCCCATTGTTGATCGTGATATTAACAACCATACCTAAAATGTTGcatgtttttgtcttttatttttgttgcagGCCATGGGCAGACTAGTCAAATCTGGAAGCTTCACTCATTCTTATCCTTATTGTTATAGATCTCAAACCCCTCTGATATATCGAGCAGTCCCAAGCTGGTAAGTCATACTTCTTAGCAGCCTTGTTTTTTCAACCACATCTCTTTCCTGGGCTGTCTAGTCATTCTAAGCTTTCCGTGGCTAAGGATGAGTACAATCCTTTATGGATTGTGTTTTGAGGCATGGATTCTTCATGGAACCTTTTGTGAAATTCTGAGGTTGAAGTTGCTATTCGGTTTGCTTTGTTAATAATAGGGATGAATTATAAATAGAAGGAAAGTACTTCATGAAGTCATATAATAGTTTAATGCTTTTTATCATTCTCCAAGTTGCATGTAGGTTCCCATGAGCATGTTAATTATTTTGCTCTGTCCTTTTTGAAATGTTTGAGGTGGAACTTGTTTTATGTTCACTTCTCTTGTCTGCATTTCATCATGGGGCTAGTCTGGGCTCGACACTTCACTCACGTGTCAGATTATGCGTTTAGCTTCTCAGGTGCGAGTTGAAAAGTCCAAAATCAAAATTGTCGAGCTGTTGgcttctttaatttcttttcggaaggagaggaggagggagaaggaaaagaaggggGAGGGATTATTCTCTAGATTCCTCATTTGTTTTGTTAGGAGAAGGTTGTTAAGTGCATCTATACAATGCATGCATATATaaaaacttattgtaattgatTGTCCGCTTGATACCTGTCAAAATTGTGTCCATTTGAATTGAAGCCTTGATGTTTGCCATAATCATGAGTTGGAGCAAATCCATAGTTAGATGCTCTTCAAGGCTATATACATTTTAACTATGCCATTCTTTCCCAGATGAGAAATTTCTTGTAGTCTCATTTTATACATTGGCTCTTCATTTATCCATCTTGCTGCTTGCAGTGCTTCTGGTTGTGGTCTGATTAGCTTCGCTGGCTCATTGGTTGAATGTTTTCATTTAAGTACTTGAGTTGTAGATGTAAATTAGATCTTTGATGTGTATTTGGAGAATTTATGTTGCGCATTCAACTTTTGCTGCCCTTACTGGGTTTTGCTGCTTCATTTCCTCTAGGTTCGTCCGGGTTGAGAATGTGAAGGAGCAGCTTTTAGAGAATAACAAACAGACTTACTGGGTTCCCGATTATGTGAAGGTTTGACAGATTACATTTGGCATTTTGGGATTTCTTGTtactgataaaagaaaaaaaatacatacttgatttttttatttatttttttttttgcggatTTTAGCATGTATATGTGTTGATTATGTGGGTAGAGGTTTCAAGAAGTTGATTAAGGCTTTCTAAAAATGGGTATTGATCCTTTTGACATTTGAAATGGACATCTAGGGTTTCCAAATACAGGTATCTTTTTGACATTTGAAATGGACATCTAGGGTTTCCAAATATGGGTATCGATCTTTTGACATTTGAAAGGGACTTTGTGCCTATGGAGCTAGCCTTACTGAAAAATGGTTGGTATGAGTTTCCCATTACCATTGAATTCCCTGACTACTAGCA
This region of Eucalyptus grandis isolate ANBG69807.140 chromosome 8, ASM1654582v1, whole genome shotgun sequence genomic DNA includes:
- the LOC120286586 gene encoding uncharacterized protein LOC120286586, producing MGLTRSDLAKSSTTGRMKSESRRGKWINPKTEILSYGSFLLFSNLGIFFVNQTGAFLLSLTLQPKALAPSTPKLSILAVDSDFVLPAVDDSAGSDRVEPISGSSLRSEPRPSLPSPSSCRSDRRSSRRQLQLHPLVGHIVAHLAVDSDIVLLAVDNSSRKRPLCLLAAVDSNSVLNPRPSLIAPRHADDHPTPNRRTHFQ